A window of Salvelinus alpinus chromosome 31, SLU_Salpinus.1, whole genome shotgun sequence contains these coding sequences:
- the LOC139561241 gene encoding serine/threonine-protein kinase 26-like isoform X1, which produces MEVQVSGMQSSQVDPEELFTKLERIGKGSFGEVFKGIDNRTQSVVAIKTIDLEEAEDDIEDIQQEITVLSQCDSPYVTKYYGSYLKGSKLWIIMEYLGGGSALDLLRAGPFDECQIATMLREILKGLDYLHSEKKIHRDIKAANVLLSEQGEVKIADFGVAGQLTDTQMKRDTFVGTPFWMAPEVIQQSSYDHKADIWSLGITAIELAKGEPPNSDIHPMKVLFLIPKSSPPSLGEDFSKSFREFTDSCLNKDPVFRPSARELLKHKFIVKNCKKTSFLTELIDRLKRWKTEEHSDDDSSDDDDSESSNKENSPSQPEWSFTTIRKKDKKDKDGRKDQEQHLKSTSYSTVISPVFSEFDHRGSDEQRRALEELERNIRLAEDVCPGITDKMVATIITRFRTFTPT; this is translated from the exons AGTTCCCAGGTAGACCCTGAGGAACTTTTCACCAAGTTGGAGCGAATCGGTAAAGGATCATTTGGTGAGGTCTTCAAAGGCATCGATAATCGCACCCAGAGCGTAGTAGCCATTAAG ACTATAGATCTGGAAGAGGCCGAGGATGATATTGAAGATATACAACAAGAGATCactgtactgagtcaatgtgacaGTCCCTATGTCACCAAGTACTATGGGTCATACCTAAAG ggcagTAAACTATGGATCATCATGGAGTATCTAGGAGGGGGTTCAGCTCTAGAcctg ttgcGTGCAGGTCCGTTTGATGAGTGCCAGATTGCCACCATGCTGAGGGAGATCCTGAAGGGTCTGGACTACCTCCACTCAGAGAAGAAGATACACAGAGATATCAAAG CTGCCAACGTCCTTCTCTCTGAGCAGGGCGAGGTGAAGATAGCAGACTTCGGAGTGGCTGGACAGCTGACAGACACACAGATGAAGAGAGACACATTTGTAGGCACACCATTCTGGATGGCACCCGAAGTCATACAGCAGTCTTCTTATGATcacaag GCTGATATCTGGTCTTTAGGTATAACAGCTATAGAGCTGGCTAAAGGAGAGCCTCCGAACAGTGACATACACCCTATGAAAGTTCTCTTCCTGATCCCGAAGAGCAGTCCCCCCTCCCTCGGGGAAGATTTCTCTAAGAGTTTCAGAGAGTTCACAGACTCCTGTCTCAATAAGGACCCAGTCTTC agacCCTCAGCCAGAGAGTTGTTGAAACATAAGTTCATAGTAAAGAACTGTAAGAAGACTTCCTTCCTGACTGAACTGATTGACAGGTTAAAGAGATGGAAGACTGAAGAACACAGCGATGACGACTCTAGCGATGACGACGATAG tgagTCCAGTAACAAGGAGAACAGTCCATCTCAACCCGAGTGGTCGTTCACCACCATACGGAAGAAAGATAAGAAAGATAAGGACGGCAGGAAG gacCAGGAACAGCACTTGAAGTCCACCAGTTACTCCACAGTCATCTCTCCAGTCTTCTCGGAG TTTGATCACAGGGGCAGTGATGAACAGAGGCGTGCTCTAGAGGAGCTGGAGAGGAACATCCGACTGGCTGAAGACGTCTGTCCTGGAATCACAGACAAGATGGTCGCCACGATCATAACACGCTTCAGGAC GTTCACTCCAACATAA
- the LOC139561241 gene encoding serine/threonine-protein kinase 26-like isoform X2, with amino-acid sequence MSSQVDPEELFTKLERIGKGSFGEVFKGIDNRTQSVVAIKTIDLEEAEDDIEDIQQEITVLSQCDSPYVTKYYGSYLKGSKLWIIMEYLGGGSALDLLRAGPFDECQIATMLREILKGLDYLHSEKKIHRDIKAANVLLSEQGEVKIADFGVAGQLTDTQMKRDTFVGTPFWMAPEVIQQSSYDHKADIWSLGITAIELAKGEPPNSDIHPMKVLFLIPKSSPPSLGEDFSKSFREFTDSCLNKDPVFRPSARELLKHKFIVKNCKKTSFLTELIDRLKRWKTEEHSDDDSSDDDDSESSNKENSPSQPEWSFTTIRKKDKKDKDGRKDQEQHLKSTSYSTVISPVFSEFDHRGSDEQRRALEELERNIRLAEDVCPGITDKMVATIITRFRTFTPT; translated from the exons AGTTCCCAGGTAGACCCTGAGGAACTTTTCACCAAGTTGGAGCGAATCGGTAAAGGATCATTTGGTGAGGTCTTCAAAGGCATCGATAATCGCACCCAGAGCGTAGTAGCCATTAAG ACTATAGATCTGGAAGAGGCCGAGGATGATATTGAAGATATACAACAAGAGATCactgtactgagtcaatgtgacaGTCCCTATGTCACCAAGTACTATGGGTCATACCTAAAG ggcagTAAACTATGGATCATCATGGAGTATCTAGGAGGGGGTTCAGCTCTAGAcctg ttgcGTGCAGGTCCGTTTGATGAGTGCCAGATTGCCACCATGCTGAGGGAGATCCTGAAGGGTCTGGACTACCTCCACTCAGAGAAGAAGATACACAGAGATATCAAAG CTGCCAACGTCCTTCTCTCTGAGCAGGGCGAGGTGAAGATAGCAGACTTCGGAGTGGCTGGACAGCTGACAGACACACAGATGAAGAGAGACACATTTGTAGGCACACCATTCTGGATGGCACCCGAAGTCATACAGCAGTCTTCTTATGATcacaag GCTGATATCTGGTCTTTAGGTATAACAGCTATAGAGCTGGCTAAAGGAGAGCCTCCGAACAGTGACATACACCCTATGAAAGTTCTCTTCCTGATCCCGAAGAGCAGTCCCCCCTCCCTCGGGGAAGATTTCTCTAAGAGTTTCAGAGAGTTCACAGACTCCTGTCTCAATAAGGACCCAGTCTTC agacCCTCAGCCAGAGAGTTGTTGAAACATAAGTTCATAGTAAAGAACTGTAAGAAGACTTCCTTCCTGACTGAACTGATTGACAGGTTAAAGAGATGGAAGACTGAAGAACACAGCGATGACGACTCTAGCGATGACGACGATAG tgagTCCAGTAACAAGGAGAACAGTCCATCTCAACCCGAGTGGTCGTTCACCACCATACGGAAGAAAGATAAGAAAGATAAGGACGGCAGGAAG gacCAGGAACAGCACTTGAAGTCCACCAGTTACTCCACAGTCATCTCTCCAGTCTTCTCGGAG TTTGATCACAGGGGCAGTGATGAACAGAGGCGTGCTCTAGAGGAGCTGGAGAGGAACATCCGACTGGCTGAAGACGTCTGTCCTGGAATCACAGACAAGATGGTCGCCACGATCATAACACGCTTCAGGAC GTTCACTCCAACATAA
- the LOC139561277 gene encoding FERM domain-containing protein 7-like, with protein MRRYVPNQEYLDHKIMKFHRKHRGHSPADSDIHLLEVARKLDMYGIRPHPAHDGEGMRLNLAVTHSGVLVFQGNTKINTFSWAKVRKLSFKRKHFLIKLHDQIGPSRKDTVEFAMASRDVSKSFWKTCVEYHAFFRLAKEPQSRSKTLLSSKGSSFRYSGRTQKQLMEYMPTGEKRHRPFDRSYCKSESRQCRSSPDLLTDVSKQLYEQSHSFPRPGSHSEEEVERQQQEVGGANPKRSQSAVEVVFSTELQRSRLPQAFHQSTASPKQRSASTSVDVEERRAGGQRQGGAGHREVYHGNSRARLRPKPQPASDAQQLVLLYPNNPAYQFHPVLPTFPLASYPHGHAYFLDGAVTSLERLPQMHRLDHTLLEGLTHPSLYTRSDSSSLSPLRRNLRPSGLGLTRVYHGGFLSGNAARSFDVGRIDAGHYSDDSNFLPGLPRRATSQPDVKFPRVVPASNPASEFRPLGYYPHLSRHQTPQRPSYLPLNSSPLPDRPTSLCVLGGAGGSYSDSDPEVIYPYYCPVPPLGKVVRSNALARMRFSSGSLQLEEEEEGEEERYSSGGEGTPRITKLRL; from the exons ATGAGGAGATACGTCCCTAACCAGGAATACCTGGACCACAAGATTATGAAGTTCCACAGGAAACACAG GGGTCACTCTCCTGCGGACTCAGACATCCATCTGTTGGAGGTTGCTAGGAAACTAGACATGTACGGGATCCGCCCCCACCCTGCCCACGATGGCGAGGGCATGAGACTCAACCTGGCCGTCACACACTCTGGGGTACTGGTgttccag GGTAACACTAAGATCAACACATTCAGCTGGGCCAAGGTCCGTAAACTGAGCTTCAAGAGGAAACACTTCCTCATCAAACTACATGACCAAATAGGG CCGTCCCGTAAGGACACGGTAGAGTTTGCGATGGCGAGTCGAGACGTATCTAAGTCCTTCTGGAAGACCTGTGTTGAATACCATGCCTTCTTCAGACTGGCCAAAGAGCCCCAGTCACGCAGCAAGACTCTGCTGTCCAGCAAAGGGTCCAGCTTCAGATACAG TGGCAGGACCCAGAAACAGCTGATGGAGTATATGCCGACAGGAGAGAAGAGACACAGGCCTTTCGACAG GTCCTACTGTAAGTCAGAGTCCAGACAGTGTAGATCCTCTCCTGACCTCCTCACAGACGTCTCCAAACAG CTCTACGAGCAGTCCCACTCGTTCCCGCGCCCCGGAAGCCACAGCGAAGAGGAAGTAGAAAGACAACAACAGGAAGTGGGAGGAGCTAACCCTAAACGCAGCCAATCAGCTGTCGAAGTGGTCTTCTCCACGGAACTGCAGCGGTCCCGCCTCCCACAAGCTTTCCACCAATCAACGGCCTCTCCTAAACAAAGGTCCGCCTCTACATCGGTAGACgtcgaggagaggagggcaggggggcAACGGCAGGGAGGGGCGGGGCATCGAGAGGTTTACCACGGAAACAGCAGGGCCAGACTTCGGCCCAAACCCCAACCTGCCTCCGACGCGCAGCAATTGGTCCTCCTATACCCCAATAACCCTGCCTACCAGTTCCATCCAGTCCTTCCAACATTCCCATTGGCCAGCTATCCGCACGGACATGCCTACTTTTTGGACGGCGCCGTAACCTCATTGGAGCGTCTCCCGCAGATGCACCGCTTAGACCACACCCTGTTGGAGGGGCTGACACACCCTTCTCTCTACACACGCTCTGATTCGTCTTCGCTGTCGCCACTCAGGCGGAATCTCCGCCCATCCGGGCTGGGGTTGACCAGGGTCTACCACGGTGGGTTCTTAAGCGGAAACGCAGCCAGGAGTTTCGACGTCGGGAGAATAGACGCGGGACATTACAGCGACGACTCCAACTTCCTGCCTGGACTTCCTCGTCGTGCCACCAGCCAACCGGACGTCAAGTTCCCCAGAGTAGTCCCCGCCTCCAACCCCGCCTCTGAGTTCCGTCCCCTAGGTTACTACCCCCACCTATCACGTCACCAGACTCCACAAAGACCCTCCTACCTGCCTCTAAACTCCTCCCCCTTGCCAGACCGGCCCACCTCGCTGTGTGTTCTAGGGGGGGCCGGTGGAAGCTACAGTGATTCAGACCCAGAGGTAATCTACCCATACTACTGCCCAGTACCCCCGTTGGGTAAAGTGGTACGGTCCAATGCTCTGGCTAGGATGAGGTTCTCCTCTGGGAGTTTACaactggaggaggaagaggagggggaagaggagaggtatAGCAGTGGGGGAGAGGGGACGCCTCGAATTACGAAACTGAGACTGTAG